The following coding sequences lie in one Lolium perenne isolate Kyuss_39 chromosome 2, Kyuss_2.0, whole genome shotgun sequence genomic window:
- the LOC127322044 gene encoding uncharacterized protein produces MDPALHKAAVQGSAASLKKLVAGRPDILGSKTPQKNTALHIAAELGHAGFAKEVLSVKGELLVNKNADGDTPLHLAARAGKVHVAELLIDRAKVWPAQQPSAAQKEKGKTGEPSTSSPEAESAQGPLLMANKAGDTPLHEAVKYGRSALALKLLAAEPSRGHALNVKKQSPLHIAAREGLADVVEKIMRQPWVHEKFVTSDSVSGTALHQAVLGGHTRVVEILLDATTPEEQIALTDSSENNALHYAAQKNNARVVKLLLNRKVDLGYKLNTDLKSPLHMAAHYGSTEAMVELLKQCPDVVEMVDSGGKNAFHVAVISGKVNALRCLLKHVRPEEIVNRVDHDGNTPLHLAARMSRIQSALLLLQDRRVNPCLLNRDNQSARSLIEKRAHAEEMDTYEMYLWKKLKKQEASRCKKELLPPVPSYQSLRSRRAGHDEYYELSVGTYTLVATLIATVSFAATFTMPGGYSQTEGTAIHGHTAAFKIFVISNTVAMCSSIVVVFCFIWAWRDPVKFKLDQLMWGHRLTVLACLAMVVSLMTAVYITVAPTARWPAYVVIAIGASTPVVVFLILGKEALYVPL; encoded by the exons ATGGACCCAGCGTTGCACAAGGCGGCGGTTCAGGGGAGCGCGGCGAGCCTCAAGAAGCTGGTGGCCGGCCGCCCCGACATCCTTGGTTCCAAGACGCCCCAGAAGAACACCGCGCTGCACATCGCCGCCGAACTCGGCCACGCCGGCTTCGCTAAGGAGGTCCTGAGCGTGAAGGGCGAGCTGCTCGTCAACAAGAACGCTGACGGCGACACGCCGCTGCACCTGGCGGCCAGGGCGGGCAAGGTACACGTGGCTGAGCTGCTCATCGATCGCGCTAAGGTATGGCCTGCGCAGCAGCCCAGCGCCGCACAGAAGGAGAAGGGAAAGACGGGGGAACCTTCCACGAGCTCCCCTGAGGCCGAGAGCGCGCAGGGGCCTCTGTTAATGGCGAACAAGGCCGGCGACACGCCACTGCACGAGGCGGTGAAGTACGGCAGAAGCGCCTTGGCGCTCAAGCTGCTGGCTGCCGAGCCCAGCCGAGGCCACGCGCTCAACGTGAAGAAGCAGTCGCCACTGCACATCGCTGCCCGGGAGGGCCTCGCCGACGTCGTGGAAAAGATCATGCGGCAGCCCTGGGTCCACGAGAAGTTCGTCACCTCCGACTCCGTCAGCGGCACCGCCCTGCACCAGGCCGTGCTCGGCGGTCACACAC GCGTGGTGGAGATCTTGCTTGACGCTACGACGCCGGAGGAGCAGATCGCGCTGACGGACTCGAGCGAGAACAACGCACTGCACTACGCGGCGCAGAAGAACAACGCCCGCGTGGTGAAGCTGCTGCTGAACCGGAAGGTGGACCTGGGCTACAAGCTCAACACCGACCTGAAGTCGCCGCTGCACATGGCCGCCCATTACGGTTCGACCGAGGCCATGGTGGAGCTGCTGAAGCAGTGCCCCgacgtggtggagatggtggacaGCGGCGGCAAGAACGCCTTCCACGTTGCCGTCATCAGCGGCAAGGTGAACGCGCTCCGGTGCCTGCTCAAGCACGTCCGCCCCGAGGAGATCGTCAACCGTGTCGACCACGACGGCAACACGCCGCTGCACCTCGCCGCACGCATGTCCCGTATCCAGTCGGCGCTGCTCCTGCTCCAGGACCGCCGCGTCAACCCCTGCTTGCTCAACCGGGACAACCAGTCCGCCCGCAGCCTCATCGAGAAGCGCGCCCACGCCGAGGAGATGGACACCTACGAGATGTACTTGTGGAAGAAGCTCAAGAAGCAGGAGGCCTCGAGGTGCAAGAAggagctgctgccgccggtccCCTCGTACCAGTCGCTGCGCAGCCGGAGGGCCGGCCACGACGAGTACTACGAGCTCAGCGTCGGCACGTACACGCTGGTGGCCACGCTGATCGCCACCGTCAGCTTCGCCGCCACTTTCACCATGCCAGGGGGCTACAGCCAGACCGAGGGCACGGCCATCCACGGTCACACGGCGGCGTTCAAGATCTTCGTCATCTCCAATACCGTCGCCATGTGCAGCTCCATAGTCGTCGTCTTCTGCTTCATCTGGGCGTGGCGGGACCCCGTCAAGTTCAAGCTCGATCAGCTCATGTGGGGCCACAGGCTCACCGTCCTCGCTTGCCTCGCCATGGTCGTCTCGCTCATGACCGCCGTCTACATCACCGTTGCGCCAACGGCAAGGTGGCCTGCATACGTCGTGATCGCCATCGGGGCCAGCACTCCGGTCGTGGTGTTCCTCATCCTGGGGAAGGAGGCATTGTACGTGCCACTATAA